Proteins encoded in a region of the Desulfobotulus mexicanus genome:
- a CDS encoding retron system putative HNH endonuclease, producing MKFIKKQKEPAGFSDWKALANENWQPTYKNLSGEPKKKLKIALMAEQGYICCYCERRLKDKDSHIEHFMPQSNPAVDPLDYGNLLCSCQVQIKEGEPRHCGNLKDNWYDPDLLISPLDPDCESRFVFTGDGSIMPADDKDMAAFKTIEKLGLSIGKLNALRAAAIEPFLDDQIPSEEFEKFISDYLFKDQSGQFAEFWTSINYLFGGFFQHE from the coding sequence ATGAAATTTATCAAGAAACAAAAAGAACCCGCCGGGTTTTCTGACTGGAAAGCTTTAGCCAACGAAAATTGGCAGCCAACATATAAAAACTTGAGTGGAGAGCCTAAGAAAAAGCTAAAAATAGCTTTAATGGCGGAACAGGGGTATATCTGCTGTTACTGTGAGCGGAGGCTGAAGGATAAGGATTCTCACATCGAACATTTCATGCCCCAGAGCAATCCTGCTGTTGATCCCCTTGATTATGGCAATCTGCTGTGTTCCTGTCAGGTTCAAATAAAAGAAGGGGAACCCCGTCACTGTGGCAACCTGAAAGACAACTGGTATGATCCTGATCTTCTTATTTCACCTTTAGATCCCGACTGTGAAAGCCGTTTTGTTTTTACCGGTGACGGCTCCATCATGCCCGCCGATGATAAAGATATGGCCGCATTTAAAACCATAGAAAAACTGGGGCTGAGCATAGGGAAGCTGAATGCATTAAGGGCTGCGGCCATTGAGCCTTTTCTGGATGATCAAATACCATCAGAAGAATTTGAAAAGTTCATATCCGATTATCTTTTTAAAGATCAATCAGGGCAGTTTGCTGAGTTCTGGACAAGCATAAACTATCTTTTCGGAGGATTTTTTCAGCATGAGTGA
- a CDS encoding AAA family ATPase, with translation MHIQKLLLENFRGAQHLSLSLDKHLNVFVGMNGAGKSTILDASAILLSWLVNRIRHSGSSGRPITENDIRNGKPSANLDLTLNLKGSYSGWNIARTRKGHKKKEPVSGLISASEVARQIQSEISQTSGQTNIPLFAYYPVNRAVLDIPLRIRDKHRFDLLSAYDESLTSGANFRTFFEWFREREDLENENRRYAEDLIKPEGYHFPDPQLEAVRKALTLFMPDFKNLTVRRNPLRMEVEKNGEILSVNQLSDGEKCLMAMVGDMARRMAIANPLRDNPLEGEGVFLIDEIELHLHPRWQRMVIPKLTEVFPGCQFLISTHSPHVITHVQPDNLFLLRMGEVGMETLQPSESYGKTAERILEDLMGLETTRPDLVKKALRKIYIKIDKNEFAEAKDLIQKLEEEIGADPELVKANVLIRRKELIGK, from the coding sequence ATGCATATTCAAAAGCTTCTTCTTGAAAATTTTCGTGGAGCGCAGCATTTGTCCCTTTCTCTGGATAAGCACCTGAATGTCTTTGTGGGGATGAATGGTGCGGGCAAGTCCACCATTCTGGATGCTTCAGCAATCCTTTTATCATGGCTTGTCAACCGGATCAGGCATAGTGGTTCTTCGGGAAGGCCCATCACTGAAAATGATATCAGGAATGGAAAACCATCGGCAAATCTGGATCTTACCCTGAATCTGAAGGGCAGTTATTCTGGGTGGAATATCGCCAGAACCAGAAAAGGCCATAAAAAAAAGGAGCCGGTTTCTGGTTTAATTTCTGCTTCTGAAGTTGCCCGCCAGATTCAATCTGAAATATCCCAAACCAGCGGACAAACAAATATTCCCCTTTTTGCATACTACCCGGTGAACCGTGCTGTGCTGGATATTCCTCTGCGTATCCGGGATAAGCACCGCTTTGATCTTTTGTCAGCCTATGATGAATCATTGACCAGCGGGGCTAATTTCAGAACTTTTTTTGAATGGTTCAGGGAGCGGGAAGACCTTGAGAATGAAAACCGGAGGTATGCTGAAGACCTTATAAAACCGGAAGGCTATCACTTTCCAGATCCTCAGCTTGAGGCCGTGCGTAAGGCCCTTACGCTCTTTATGCCGGATTTTAAAAATTTAACGGTCCGCAGAAATCCTCTGCGTATGGAAGTTGAAAAAAACGGAGAGATTCTCAGTGTTAATCAGCTTTCAGACGGTGAAAAATGTCTGATGGCCATGGTGGGGGACATGGCACGGAGGATGGCCATTGCAAATCCTTTGCGGGACAATCCCCTTGAAGGAGAAGGTGTCTTTCTGATTGATGAAATTGAACTGCATCTTCATCCCAGATGGCAAAGGATGGTTATTCCGAAATTGACAGAAGTTTTTCCCGGATGCCAGTTTCTGATTTCCACCCATTCGCCCCATGTCATCACCCATGTGCAGCCGGATAATCTTTTCCTTCTTCGCATGGGTGAGGTCGGAATGGAAACTCTTCAGCCATCGGAATCATACGGCAAGACCGCAGAGCGAATTCTTGAAGATCTTATGGGGCTGGAAACCACCCGTCCTGATCTTGTAAAAAAAGCCCTGCGAAAAATTTATATCAAAATAGATAAAAATGAATTTGCAGAAGCAAAAGACTTAATTCAAAAGCTGGAAGAGGAGATTGGTGCAGATCCTGAACTGGTCAAGGCAAATGTGCTGATCAGGCGTAAGGAGTTGATCGGCAAATGA